In a genomic window of Polycladomyces abyssicola:
- a CDS encoding gamma-glutamylcyclotransferase family protein has protein sequence MTKNYFILENIEIVKRKGEQLLYYFAYGSCMDESSFAGTVGKDQYQLLGGARLKDYRLAFPLYSQSRGGGGVGDILPDPGGEMEGVLYRLKLAAWPPLDEREGVSQGTYRRMKVNVIWDSRMIEAVTYTVVNKADREFRPSPLYCRLIMNGARRHLSDAYCRRLIREWKERFGIEWPIR, from the coding sequence GTGACGAAAAATTATTTCATATTAGAAAATATCGAAATAGTCAAAAGAAAGGGGGAACAGCTGCTGTATTATTTTGCCTACGGTTCGTGCATGGATGAGTCAAGTTTTGCCGGAACCGTCGGAAAGGACCAGTATCAATTGCTGGGTGGTGCCAGGCTGAAGGATTATCGTTTGGCATTTCCTCTCTACAGTCAATCCAGGGGAGGTGGTGGTGTGGGCGACATCCTCCCGGATCCGGGCGGTGAAATGGAAGGGGTCTTGTACCGGTTGAAGCTGGCCGCATGGCCGCCATTGGATGAACGGGAAGGGGTCTCACAGGGAACCTATCGGCGGATGAAGGTGAACGTGATCTGGGACAGCCGTATGATCGAAGCGGTGACGTACACGGTGGTGAACAAGGCGGATCGGGAATTTCGCCCCAGTCCATTGTATTGCCGGTTAATCATGAATGGAGCCAGGCGGCATTTGAGCGACGCTTACTGCAGGAGATTGATCCGTGAATGGAAAGAACGGTTCGGCATAGAATGGCCGATCCGATAA
- a CDS encoding DUF4870 domain-containing protein: protein MQPTSTDNRDKVWSILCHASLVFFPLLLPLLVYLVKDKSPFVEHHAKEAFMFHVGVLVALFTSKVLMLVLIGFLLFPLVALSAFILTVWAVIQTWNGLWYSYPVTGRWAQKI from the coding sequence ATGCAACCCACATCAACCGATAATCGGGACAAAGTGTGGTCAATCCTGTGCCATGCCAGTCTGGTGTTTTTTCCATTGTTGTTGCCGCTGTTGGTATATTTGGTTAAAGACAAATCCCCGTTTGTGGAACATCACGCCAAAGAAGCGTTTATGTTCCACGTCGGGGTGTTGGTCGCGCTGTTTACATCCAAAGTGTTGATGTTGGTGCTGATCGGATTCCTGCTCTTCCCACTCGTAGCACTGTCCGCTTTCATCCTTACGGTTTGGGCGGTGATCCAGACCTGGAACGGACTGTGGTATTCCTACCCTGTCACGGGTCGGTGGGCACAAAAAATTTGA
- a CDS encoding ROK family protein: MESVWLGIDVGGTNVVMALGDGDGNLFAKKRIPTLAADGAARVLKRIIDAVEAMLAETGTPASRLGGIGLGVPGLVDAKRGVVRLAVNLNWRQVAVSEVFRSHFGVPVHVDNDVRAATLGEYQFGAGKGFRHFLCLTLGTGIGSGMLLDGRIYAGATGGSGEIGHMVVDPDGIPCTCGNRGCLETIASGPSLVRFVRERMADGVAVNLDDDELTVERIGSAFDAQNALAREAIQRAGKYLGFALANAVNLLNVERVIIGGGVSLLGDRLFGFIRSEFQRFVLQGVGNGVEIVPAALGDEAGVVGALVLARQTTGFPSDTPATM, translated from the coding sequence ATGGAATCGGTTTGGCTTGGCATTGATGTCGGCGGCACCAATGTGGTGATGGCTTTGGGAGATGGGGATGGCAACTTGTTCGCCAAAAAACGGATCCCCACCTTGGCGGCGGACGGGGCAGCCAGGGTGCTCAAGCGGATCATCGATGCGGTCGAAGCCATGTTAGCGGAAACGGGGACGCCGGCTTCCCGATTGGGCGGCATCGGTTTGGGTGTTCCGGGATTGGTCGACGCGAAGCGTGGTGTGGTGAGGTTGGCAGTCAATTTAAATTGGCGCCAGGTGGCGGTGTCCGAGGTGTTCCGCAGCCACTTCGGTGTGCCGGTTCACGTGGATAACGACGTGCGGGCAGCCACGTTGGGGGAGTATCAATTTGGAGCAGGCAAGGGTTTTCGCCATTTTTTATGTTTGACACTGGGAACAGGGATTGGTTCGGGGATGTTGTTGGATGGTCGCATTTATGCAGGTGCAACCGGTGGTTCAGGAGAAATCGGCCATATGGTGGTAGATCCTGATGGGATCCCGTGTACGTGCGGCAATCGCGGTTGTCTGGAGACGATCGCATCGGGTCCGTCGTTGGTCCGGTTCGTACGGGAACGGATGGCGGATGGGGTGGCGGTAAATCTCGACGATGATGAACTCACAGTGGAACGCATCGGCTCAGCGTTTGATGCCCAGAATGCACTGGCACGGGAAGCGATCCAACGTGCCGGGAAGTATTTGGGTTTTGCTCTGGCCAATGCAGTGAATCTGTTGAACGTGGAGCGGGTAATTATCGGGGGTGGTGTATCTCTGTTGGGTGACCGTTTGTTTGGGTTTATCCGAAGCGAGTTTCAACGTTTCGTATTACAAGGGGTGGGCAACGGCGTAGAAATCGTCCCGGCTGCGCTGGGGGATGAGGCTGGTGTGGTGGGAGCGTTGGTGTTGGCCCGTCAGACGACAGGGTTTCCCTCGGATACGCCTGCCACGATGTGA
- a CDS encoding peptidoglycan D,D-transpeptidase FtsI family protein yields MIRPKHHMTPKEMSFQRLHVLWLFVFLLFVILVLRLSWVQLGGGERYHRLAAENNFKQIPVLAPRGNIYDRNGKPIVTNQSLYTAIYLETDDPKDRKLATAKRLAQVLHLPLEEVLQSMDVGLDAKGNDVPRREPPYYPKKIKDRLTEREVVELVENPSLFPGINVIMEPLRKYRNDTFAVQTIGYVRSFAGAKSSLKKYKSAAEKPDQGGYLDWEQVGMDGIEYSYQDQLRGKHGYRLVRVNSSGKVVQVLKEVHPRPGNSLYLTLDEQMQLETEKFIEEHLRHLRTMGGKNQAPYAKSAYAVAMEVKTGKIRAMVSYPDYDPSIWNRRVSPKDYENLRFVIRNGTIEEAPFDASGYDNPDRVVNRHPFSVLPLGSTFKPLMVLMGLQEKLITPWTYWADPGKFYYAEATPPIRNAGGHNYGVLNPIRALQKSSNTFMAWLGTKWYRRDKEKALKKFLDYTHQFGLGVPTGVRLKGEQDGTEDYRSIAKRFSGLGAMALASFGQAQRYTTLQLAQYAATLANKGVRLRPQLVEKIVDANNKVIEETKPEVLNRAAINPRYFDTVTKGMVAVTQPGGTASQLFKGLPFQVAAKTGTSEQDIPGRGRVENSVFIAFAPADNPQIAVAVVVPEGGYGAVGAGPIAEKMIQLYYQRFMQNQAH; encoded by the coding sequence ATGATCAGACCGAAACATCACATGACACCGAAAGAGATGAGTTTTCAACGGTTGCATGTGTTGTGGCTGTTTGTTTTTCTGCTTTTTGTGATATTGGTTCTCAGATTGAGTTGGGTGCAGTTGGGCGGGGGAGAACGATATCATCGCCTCGCTGCTGAGAACAACTTCAAGCAAATTCCCGTTCTTGCCCCCAGGGGCAATATCTACGACCGGAACGGCAAACCGATTGTGACCAACCAATCGCTGTATACGGCCATTTATTTGGAAACGGACGACCCAAAAGATCGAAAGCTGGCGACTGCCAAACGGTTGGCCCAAGTATTGCATCTGCCGTTGGAAGAAGTTCTTCAGTCGATGGATGTAGGTCTGGATGCCAAAGGAAATGATGTGCCCCGCCGAGAGCCTCCCTATTATCCGAAAAAGATCAAGGACCGCCTGACGGAACGAGAAGTGGTCGAACTGGTGGAAAATCCATCCCTGTTTCCCGGAATTAACGTGATCATGGAACCCCTGCGCAAATATCGGAATGATACGTTTGCAGTGCAGACGATTGGCTATGTCCGATCATTCGCAGGAGCAAAATCCTCCTTGAAAAAATACAAATCAGCTGCGGAAAAGCCGGATCAAGGGGGATACCTGGATTGGGAACAGGTGGGGATGGATGGAATTGAGTACAGCTACCAGGACCAATTGCGAGGCAAGCACGGATACCGTCTGGTGAGGGTAAATTCATCGGGAAAAGTAGTGCAGGTACTCAAAGAGGTGCATCCTCGACCGGGTAACAGCTTATATTTGACATTGGATGAACAAATGCAGTTGGAGACAGAGAAATTTATCGAGGAGCATTTGCGCCATTTACGGACGATGGGAGGCAAAAACCAGGCGCCATACGCCAAATCGGCCTACGCGGTGGCGATGGAAGTCAAAACGGGTAAGATCCGGGCGATGGTTAGTTACCCCGACTACGATCCGAGTATTTGGAATCGGCGCGTTTCGCCCAAAGACTACGAAAATCTGCGATTTGTGATTCGCAACGGCACGATCGAAGAGGCGCCATTTGATGCCAGCGGTTACGATAACCCGGACCGGGTGGTAAACCGGCATCCATTTTCGGTGTTGCCCTTGGGGTCTACGTTTAAGCCGCTGATGGTTTTGATGGGGCTTCAGGAAAAGTTGATCACACCGTGGACCTATTGGGCGGACCCGGGGAAATTTTACTATGCGGAAGCGACTCCGCCCATTCGCAATGCCGGCGGGCACAACTACGGCGTGCTGAATCCGATCCGGGCGCTGCAAAAGTCCTCCAACACCTTCATGGCATGGTTGGGTACGAAATGGTACCGGCGGGACAAAGAAAAGGCGCTGAAAAAATTTCTGGACTACACCCACCAGTTTGGGTTGGGTGTTCCGACGGGCGTCCGGTTGAAAGGGGAACAGGACGGAACGGAAGACTATCGCAGCATCGCCAAGCGTTTCTCCGGATTGGGTGCGATGGCGCTGGCCTCATTTGGGCAGGCCCAACGTTATACCACGTTGCAGCTGGCACAGTATGCGGCCACTTTGGCCAACAAAGGGGTACGGTTACGTCCGCAGTTGGTGGAAAAAATAGTAGATGCAAACAATAAGGTGATTGAAGAAACGAAACCGGAAGTGTTGAATCGCGCTGCGATCAATCCTCGGTATTTTGATACGGTAACGAAGGGGATGGTGGCGGTTACTCAACCCGGCGGCACCGCTTCTCAGCTGTTCAAAGGACTGCCGTTTCAGGTGGCCGCCAAGACCGGTACGTCGGAGCAGGATATTCCGGGACGCGGCCGGGTGGAAAACTCCGTATTCATCGCCTTTGCTCCTGCCGACAATCCGCAGATCGCAGTAGCCGTTGTGGTGCCGGAAGGAGGCTATGGTGCGGTAGGGGCCGGCCCGATTGCGGAAAAGATGATACAACTTTATTACCAGCGTTTCATGCAGAACCAGGCCCATTGA
- a CDS encoding extracellular solute-binding protein has protein sequence MTKLRRRSTFDRRYERFVRSLRDQIVTGQLKPGDFILSEHELADLYELSRGSVRKALSELVSEGLLLKIAGRGNMVTYPRKGDIRLATIKLGWFSPSYELPVVRQLLQRFEERFPMLRVQLVPIPTPECVETLMEWNASETVIDVFVLPDFFFLRWVQQGWVHQLHPYLPEEMQREQSSYPQLLSMFQHDGVQYATPFVFSPVEIGYHRRMWENAGIRGPNPIRDWMGLVETARRCSIRTPDGECDQYGFCFSASRNRWPVFLLQNGGRLADADGTLLLDYPRNVEALRFCVDLMYQHRVVPVFSHGSNRLAEDLFMRGRAAMILTTYYFMNEFRYQGMDWDLYLPRWDAKRRHCCWATVWPSM, from the coding sequence GTGACGAAACTGCGGCGCCGCAGTACGTTTGACCGACGGTATGAACGTTTTGTCCGTTCGCTGCGGGATCAAATCGTGACCGGTCAACTGAAGCCCGGGGACTTCATTCTATCTGAACATGAATTGGCCGATCTGTACGAACTGAGCCGCGGCTCGGTGAGAAAGGCGCTGTCGGAGCTGGTGTCCGAGGGATTGTTGCTCAAAATCGCCGGCAGGGGAAACATGGTGACTTACCCTCGAAAAGGAGACATTCGTCTGGCCACGATCAAACTGGGATGGTTTTCCCCTTCCTATGAATTACCCGTGGTTCGTCAATTACTCCAACGATTTGAAGAGCGGTTTCCGATGTTACGTGTTCAGTTGGTGCCGATTCCGACCCCGGAGTGTGTGGAGACATTGATGGAGTGGAATGCGTCGGAAACGGTCATTGATGTTTTCGTCCTTCCCGACTTTTTCTTTCTGCGGTGGGTTCAGCAAGGCTGGGTTCATCAGCTCCATCCGTATCTGCCTGAGGAGATGCAACGGGAACAATCGTCTTATCCTCAATTATTGAGCATGTTTCAACACGACGGGGTGCAGTATGCCACACCTTTTGTCTTTTCACCTGTGGAGATAGGCTATCATCGACGGATGTGGGAAAATGCGGGGATCCGGGGGCCCAACCCGATTCGTGATTGGATGGGGTTGGTGGAAACGGCGCGCCGGTGTTCCATACGAACACCGGACGGCGAATGCGATCAGTACGGATTTTGTTTCTCTGCTTCCCGCAATCGATGGCCAGTTTTCCTTTTGCAAAACGGTGGACGGTTGGCTGATGCCGACGGAACGCTCCTTTTGGATTATCCCCGTAATGTCGAAGCGCTTCGTTTTTGTGTGGATCTGATGTATCAGCATCGCGTCGTTCCCGTTTTTTCACATGGAAGTAACCGTTTGGCCGAGGATCTGTTTATGCGGGGGCGTGCGGCGATGATCTTGACAACGTATTATTTCATGAATGAATTCCGATATCAGGGGATGGACTGGGACCTTTACCTCCCCCGATGGGACGCGAAGAGGCGACACTGTTGTTGGGCAACGGTCTGGCCATCAATGTGA
- a CDS encoding MFS transporter: protein MGILNQLNRLDRQAWLLLAISGLFAVSTALSNTFVNVYLWKLKRDYGLIGWFNLLQYAAMAVTFIVSGRMAKSVDRVIVIRWGVAVHALFYLCVLLLGDGSARYISWLGGLLGVGAGLFWLAFNVLYFEITERNNRDVFNGMNGFLGSAAGIVAPLLSGWIITHVDRLTGYRIVFGLSMAIFLAAVMVSFLLKRRKVEGEYQLVSVLRQSFRMKERWRWVMAASVAQGAREGVFAFLIALLIYVTTQNEMVLGSFLTVSSLVSLIAFLLVGRYLRMQWRDESLFVGTFMMGVVVLPFVWKVDTWSLFLLGVGAALFYPLYMVPLTSTVFDVIGENKTSARLRIEYVVARELALNLGRVLSLALFLWWVSRTNDWEQLRWLLLIIGFVQIFVWWTLRHVPPVSMTTKPKPGSS from the coding sequence ATGGGCATACTCAACCAATTGAATCGACTGGATCGGCAAGCTTGGTTGTTGTTGGCGATCAGTGGATTGTTTGCCGTCTCCACTGCGTTGTCTAACACGTTTGTCAATGTGTATCTGTGGAAGCTGAAACGGGACTATGGATTGATCGGTTGGTTCAACCTGCTTCAGTATGCGGCCATGGCGGTCACGTTTATCGTGTCCGGGCGCATGGCCAAAAGTGTGGATCGTGTGATTGTGATCCGTTGGGGAGTGGCCGTGCATGCATTGTTCTATTTATGTGTGCTGTTGCTCGGTGACGGATCGGCTCGATACATTTCCTGGTTGGGCGGCTTGCTCGGAGTTGGAGCCGGGCTGTTCTGGTTGGCATTCAATGTTTTGTACTTTGAGATCACCGAGCGGAACAACCGGGATGTGTTCAATGGGATGAACGGATTTTTGGGGTCGGCAGCCGGAATCGTTGCCCCTCTGTTATCCGGTTGGATCATTACGCACGTGGACAGGTTAACGGGGTATCGCATCGTTTTCGGTCTATCTATGGCCATTTTTCTGGCGGCGGTCATGGTCAGTTTTTTGTTGAAACGACGCAAAGTGGAAGGGGAATACCAGTTGGTCAGTGTGCTCCGTCAGTCCTTTCGCATGAAAGAGCGCTGGCGGTGGGTGATGGCAGCCAGTGTGGCGCAAGGGGCACGTGAAGGGGTGTTTGCTTTTCTGATCGCTCTGCTCATTTATGTCACCACACAAAACGAGATGGTATTGGGCAGTTTTCTGACAGTCAGCTCACTGGTTTCCCTGATCGCTTTTTTGTTGGTGGGCCGTTATTTACGCATGCAATGGCGCGATGAAAGCTTGTTTGTCGGTACTTTCATGATGGGTGTGGTCGTCCTGCCGTTTGTCTGGAAGGTGGACACATGGTCATTATTTTTGTTGGGAGTAGGAGCAGCCCTGTTTTATCCCCTGTATATGGTGCCGCTGACGTCCACCGTCTTCGATGTGATCGGTGAAAACAAGACATCGGCTCGTTTGAGGATTGAATATGTAGTGGCGCGGGAATTGGCGTTAAATCTGGGAAGGGTACTGAGTCTGGCGCTTTTTCTGTGGTGGGTGAGCAGAACGAATGATTGGGAACAGCTGCGTTGGCTGTTGCTGATCATCGGTTTTGTCCAGATTTTTGTTTGGTGGACGCTGCGACATGTGCCGCCGGTGTCGATGACCACCAAACCGAAACCAGGAAGCTCTTGA
- the asd gene encoding archaetidylserine decarboxylase (Phosphatidylserine decarboxylase is synthesized as a single chain precursor. Generation of the pyruvoyl active site from a Ser is coupled to cleavage of a Gly-Ser bond between the larger (beta) and smaller (alpha chains). It is an integral membrane protein.) — MKDRMLMTLLHALPKKTISRWMGRFARSPVSKRFIPYYIKRFDINLSEVEKPWNEYESLMEFFVRRLKPGARPVDPSPDTVVSPVDGTISQLGTITRDTLIQAKGLDYQLEDLLGGDRERAKQFENGTFVTIYLSPRDYHRIHAPIKGRIQGLTYIPGTLFPVNTFGVRAVRGLFVRNERLITYLTSPELGTVALIKVGATNVGSVKVTYDPEIVTNRPRQKQLKKKSYDPEPELEKGEELGRFEFGSTVILLFENGKIQWCRDWRPEDPVQMGQPIAKALHRSDTLLSQRR, encoded by the coding sequence ATGAAAGACCGGATGTTAATGACTTTGCTGCATGCATTGCCCAAAAAAACGATTTCCCGATGGATGGGGCGTTTCGCCCGCAGTCCTGTAAGCAAACGCTTCATCCCTTATTACATCAAACGGTTTGACATCAACCTGTCGGAAGTTGAAAAGCCATGGAATGAATATGAAAGCCTGATGGAGTTTTTCGTTCGACGACTAAAGCCGGGAGCACGACCGGTCGATCCTTCTCCTGATACGGTGGTGAGCCCAGTGGACGGTACCATATCCCAGCTCGGAACCATCACCCGAGACACGCTGATCCAGGCAAAGGGATTGGATTATCAGTTGGAGGACCTGTTGGGGGGAGATCGTGAGCGGGCCAAACAATTTGAAAACGGAACATTTGTCACCATTTATCTGAGTCCGCGTGACTATCACCGGATTCACGCCCCAATTAAAGGGCGTATCCAGGGTTTGACCTACATTCCCGGCACGCTGTTTCCGGTCAATACTTTTGGCGTTCGAGCCGTTCGCGGATTGTTTGTGCGCAATGAACGTTTGATCACCTATCTGACTTCCCCGGAATTGGGAACGGTGGCCCTCATCAAAGTGGGTGCGACCAACGTGGGGAGTGTCAAAGTGACATACGACCCGGAAATCGTCACCAATCGTCCGCGTCAAAAGCAATTGAAGAAGAAATCGTATGATCCCGAACCGGAATTGGAAAAAGGGGAAGAGTTAGGACGGTTTGAGTTTGGTTCCACCGTCATTTTGTTGTTTGAAAATGGAAAGATACAATGGTGTCGGGATTGGCGTCCGGAAGATCCGGTTCAAATGGGCCAACCTATCGCAAAGGCGCTTCACCGGTCCGACACACTTTTAAGTCAGCGCAGATGA
- a CDS encoding gamma-type small acid-soluble spore protein: MYQKGTPKTNAQQVRQQNQQSAGRQAFQTEFATESAGAAGSKTNAQQVRQQNQQSQSRKQQNQQ, encoded by the coding sequence ATGTACCAAAAAGGTACGCCGAAAACCAACGCTCAACAGGTCCGTCAGCAAAACCAACAGTCTGCGGGCCGCCAAGCGTTCCAAACCGAATTCGCTACTGAATCGGCTGGCGCTGCTGGTTCCAAAACGAACGCTCAACAAGTTCGTCAACAAAACCAACAGTCCCAAAGCCGTAAACAGCAAAACCAACAGTAA
- a CDS encoding SIS domain-containing protein gives MPGQVTMKEMAEQAQAWRTVWEARDSSQAVWRKLLSAGRIEELVFTGCGSSFYLASSAAAAFSKWTTYPVKSVPASEWLLYPDQHASGKRTLLVIISRSGTTTECLWAAEAAEKMPGLRTLAVTCHPDSTLAQRCDDTLAIPAGREESVVMTKSFTSMLYLLLVSAALLGENRHAQAELAGLPDCAADWSQLAAEGKALAGEDYRTVVCLGAGPLYGIAQEAALKVKEMAAQPSEVYHPLEYRHGPKSIVNDQTLIVLFASDRGREYEPRLMRELKQMGGRVWVIGGSAELFADMDRHTPLKETAGDWIRGLIGLLPVQQFGVHYAIRRGYDPDRPRHLSQVVEL, from the coding sequence TTGCCCGGTCAGGTGACCATGAAGGAGATGGCGGAGCAGGCTCAGGCATGGCGGACGGTTTGGGAAGCGCGTGATTCGTCCCAGGCTGTTTGGCGCAAATTGTTGTCGGCGGGCCGAATCGAGGAACTGGTGTTCACCGGTTGCGGATCGTCCTTTTATCTTGCCAGTTCGGCGGCAGCCGCATTTTCCAAATGGACGACTTACCCTGTCAAAAGCGTGCCCGCATCGGAGTGGCTTTTATATCCGGATCAGCATGCATCGGGCAAGCGCACACTGTTGGTGATCATCTCCCGGTCCGGTACGACGACCGAGTGCCTATGGGCGGCGGAAGCGGCGGAAAAAATGCCGGGTTTGCGTACTTTGGCCGTTACCTGCCACCCCGACAGTACGTTGGCCCAACGTTGTGATGATACGCTGGCAATACCCGCCGGACGGGAAGAAAGCGTCGTGATGACCAAATCCTTCACCAGCATGCTGTACCTGCTGCTCGTCAGTGCCGCTTTGCTGGGCGAAAATCGGCATGCACAAGCTGAATTGGCGGGATTGCCAGATTGTGCGGCCGATTGGTCGCAACTGGCAGCGGAGGGGAAGGCTTTGGCCGGAGAAGATTACCGGACAGTGGTTTGTTTGGGGGCGGGACCGTTGTACGGAATTGCCCAGGAAGCCGCATTGAAGGTAAAGGAGATGGCCGCTCAACCTTCTGAAGTATATCATCCGCTGGAATACCGTCATGGTCCGAAATCGATCGTGAATGATCAAACGTTGATCGTCTTGTTTGCTTCCGACAGGGGCCGGGAGTACGAACCACGGTTGATGCGGGAATTGAAGCAGATGGGTGGGCGTGTTTGGGTGATCGGAGGGAGTGCGGAACTGTTTGCCGACATGGACCGTCACACGCCGCTGAAGGAAACGGCGGGAGATTGGATCCGTGGGTTGATCGGCCTTTTGCCTGTGCAACAATTCGGCGTGCATTACGCCATCCGTCGTGGATACGATCCGGATCGCCCGCGTCATTTGTCCCAGGTGGTGGAGTTGTAG
- a CDS encoding DUF502 domain-containing protein: protein MKRWRVMKRLTVYFLNGLLVVLPLAGTVYLLRYVYQLLNGWGMFWLPDRLEIPGLGVLVVIGFVLLVGFLARLWVTKKLLDWMESIIQRLPLIKGIYSTLKDTIHSFFGEKKSFDTVVFVTVAGTKRIGFLTVKEPCFTTRDGKEYVGVYFPQSLQFAGDLHWFERSEIEVLDLPVDEALRMVLSAGVAGKSK from the coding sequence ATGAAACGGTGGCGCGTGATGAAAAGACTCACCGTCTATTTTCTAAACGGATTGTTGGTCGTTCTGCCACTGGCGGGTACCGTGTACCTGTTGCGCTATGTGTATCAGCTGCTGAACGGCTGGGGGATGTTTTGGCTGCCCGATCGCCTGGAAATACCCGGGCTGGGCGTTTTGGTCGTCATCGGCTTTGTCCTTTTGGTCGGGTTTCTCGCCCGTTTGTGGGTAACGAAAAAGCTGCTGGACTGGATGGAGTCCATCATACAACGTTTGCCGCTCATCAAGGGAATTTACAGCACACTGAAGGATACCATTCATTCCTTTTTTGGCGAGAAAAAATCGTTTGATACCGTGGTCTTCGTCACTGTGGCGGGAACAAAGCGGATCGGTTTTCTGACCGTGAAAGAACCATGCTTCACCACCCGAGACGGAAAAGAGTATGTTGGTGTGTATTTCCCCCAGAGTCTGCAATTTGCCGGGGATTTGCACTGGTTCGAACGGAGTGAAATCGAGGTGTTGGATCTCCCCGTTGACGAAGCGCTTCGCATGGTGTTGTCGGCCGGTGTGGCAGGAAAATCCAAATAA
- a CDS encoding rhomboid family intramembrane serine protease, whose protein sequence is MFGHTQIPLQRFPSYFPVVTGILAVQTGLFAMMTLQGGTTDPEVLIRYGAYESMLVSQGEWWRLVIPVFLHIGWMHFLFNSFALYLLGPQLEWLMGRIWFLLLYLACGTIGNLVTHWLDYSVITAGASGSIYGLFGVYLYLYWRRSIDPETGKGLVALVGINLLISLFQPNINLAAHLGGLLSGFLLTEPLLRLRRHS, encoded by the coding sequence GTGTTTGGGCACACACAAATCCCGTTGCAGCGATTTCCATCTTACTTCCCGGTCGTCACCGGCATTCTCGCGGTACAAACGGGGTTGTTCGCCATGATGACATTGCAGGGCGGGACGACCGACCCGGAAGTGCTCATCCGTTACGGTGCCTACGAAAGCATGCTGGTGTCGCAAGGCGAATGGTGGCGGTTGGTTATCCCCGTGTTTCTTCATATCGGATGGATGCATTTTTTGTTCAACAGTTTTGCCTTATATCTGTTGGGGCCGCAGTTGGAATGGTTGATGGGGCGGATCTGGTTTTTACTTTTGTATCTTGCTTGCGGAACCATCGGTAACCTGGTTACTCATTGGCTGGATTATTCAGTCATCACGGCGGGGGCGTCAGGGTCCATATACGGCCTGTTCGGTGTTTATCTGTATCTGTACTGGCGGCGTTCGATCGATCCGGAAACCGGAAAGGGATTAGTGGCGCTTGTCGGGATCAATTTGCTGATCAGTCTGTTTCAACCCAATATCAACCTGGCGGCACATTTGGGAGGGTTATTGTCAGGTTTTCTGCTGACGGAACCATTGTTGCGGTTGCGTAGGCACTCCTAA